From one Phocaeicola salanitronis DSM 18170 genomic stretch:
- a CDS encoding very short patch repair endonuclease yields MDTLTNEQRHRCMTAIHGKDTKPEILVRKFLFSRGFRYRLNHPRLPGHPDLVLRKYRTVIFVNGCFWHGHENCKYFRLPKTNIDFWQKKIERNQERDKKEQCQLAAMGWHCITVWECQLKPEIRMQTLESLAYTLNHIFLEDRKVKAYGMPESDDGLMAAESRLPYEKIENAKHV; encoded by the coding sequence ATGGATACATTGACCAACGAACAACGCCATCGCTGCATGACCGCCATACACGGAAAGGATACCAAGCCAGAAATATTGGTGCGGAAATTCCTTTTCAGCCGAGGCTTCCGCTATCGGCTCAACCATCCACGTCTGCCCGGTCACCCAGATTTGGTGCTGCGTAAATACCGCACGGTCATCTTTGTGAACGGCTGTTTTTGGCATGGTCATGAGAATTGCAAATACTTTCGCCTGCCTAAGACTAACATTGACTTTTGGCAAAAGAAAATTGAACGGAATCAGGAACGTGATAAAAAGGAACAATGCCAACTCGCAGCTATGGGTTGGCATTGCATCACTGTATGGGAATGTCAGCTGAAACCTGAAATCCGGATGCAGACATTGGAGTCATTGGCTTATACTTTAAACCATATTTTCCTTGAGGATCGAAAAGTCAAAGCATACGGGATGCCTGAATCTGATGATGGTCTTATGGCGGCAGAATCAAGACTTCCGTATGAGAAAATTGAAAATGCAAAACATGTGTAA
- a CDS encoding DUF2357 domain-containing protein yields MELLTIKHQDFEMIVECTKFDNIWNKAKNNVGEENLYSTYSWSEGVMSVILSNHIGEQITIENSQQAPAVFFDNTDYPIWIEFKDYVKKAQFGSILQNENDKFTFRRQILAGFLNYGNEVGRSEIQIIYQVGTEVRNFAFSFEVLSTKLNYHEHWKTIIEDIEQEYRMLSLDYMRRTFHGFSPDISGETPEIIWWSVFANEQKKFIQACKNIIDRPRHRLHEKASYKRADRLTFIPSCVENELAEHRSDSSHLYRVEECARTNDTQENRFLKFALSQITKKYETLKKRIEVIKNASDVMKEDMQVTLATLRHLQQNPFFRTVGNYKGLSQESLVLQKATGYSQVYRTWSLLQRSYSLNDGIYRLQTKDIATLYEIWCFIEVSHIVKEQLHIDDEDIDHRNRMEMNGLFTWELGKGEHSRILFKKDDVELAELVYNPKSTERENGSIGMSNLVVPTVPQKPDIVLQLTKNDLHNKMKFTYLFDAKYRIEGKEGNVDVPPDDTLNQMHRYRDAIYYKEYDKAPLKKEVIGGYILFPGDGEPLEVQKSKFYETIKEVNIGAFPLRPKDQKNRNLLEHFIGELINKKSTEIIDRVIPQKGTFVEVGNRILIGLVTNSSRKGYFQNFLDGTATLYYTGSHFPTTIALQDLHYFMPYIKGQGIRDVYEIVRVRTITAKEAKQVESEGTADDLRLAFELRFSRKLFEGYRQIDTHKMVNHTFVDTTFDKIEECVIIDEI; encoded by the coding sequence ATGGAACTGCTTACAATAAAACATCAGGATTTTGAAATGATTGTCGAATGTACAAAATTCGATAACATTTGGAATAAGGCAAAGAATAATGTGGGAGAAGAAAACTTATACTCCACTTATTCTTGGTCGGAAGGAGTAATGTCTGTTATTTTAAGCAACCATATTGGAGAACAGATTACGATTGAAAATAGCCAACAGGCTCCTGCTGTTTTTTTTGATAATACAGATTATCCTATTTGGATTGAGTTCAAGGACTATGTGAAGAAAGCACAATTTGGCTCCATTCTTCAAAATGAAAATGATAAATTCACTTTTCGAAGACAAATATTAGCCGGTTTCTTGAATTATGGCAATGAGGTTGGACGCAGTGAAATACAAATCATATATCAAGTAGGAACAGAAGTCCGTAATTTTGCCTTCTCCTTTGAAGTGTTGAGTACAAAGCTTAATTATCACGAGCACTGGAAAACTATTATAGAGGATATTGAGCAGGAGTACAGAATGCTTTCGCTGGATTATATGAGAAGAACCTTTCATGGCTTTTCCCCAGATATAAGTGGTGAAACTCCGGAAATAATTTGGTGGAGTGTCTTTGCCAACGAACAAAAGAAATTTATCCAGGCATGCAAAAATATCATTGACCGTCCAAGACACCGTTTGCATGAAAAGGCATCATATAAACGTGCGGACAGATTGACGTTTATCCCATCTTGCGTAGAAAACGAACTTGCAGAACATAGATCTGACAGCTCACATTTATATCGTGTAGAAGAATGTGCACGGACAAATGATACACAGGAAAATAGATTTTTGAAATTTGCACTTAGCCAAATTACAAAGAAATATGAGACCTTGAAAAAGCGTATAGAAGTGATAAAGAATGCGTCTGATGTAATGAAAGAGGATATGCAAGTTACATTGGCAACGTTGAGACATTTACAACAGAATCCCTTTTTCCGTACCGTGGGAAATTATAAAGGTCTGAGTCAAGAAAGTTTGGTTTTGCAAAAGGCTACTGGATATAGTCAGGTATATCGCACATGGAGTTTGCTACAACGTTCTTATTCTCTAAATGATGGCATATATCGTTTACAAACCAAAGATATAGCAACACTTTATGAAATATGGTGTTTCATTGAAGTAAGCCACATCGTGAAAGAGCAACTGCATATAGACGATGAAGACATAGACCATCGCAACCGCATGGAGATGAACGGCCTGTTTACATGGGAACTGGGCAAGGGTGAGCACTCACGCATCCTGTTCAAGAAAGACGATGTGGAACTGGCAGAATTGGTGTATAATCCGAAAAGTACAGAGCGTGAAAACGGTTCTATCGGAATGAGCAATCTTGTGGTTCCGACGGTACCGCAGAAACCGGATATTGTTTTGCAGTTGACCAAAAATGATCTTCATAATAAAATGAAATTCACATACCTGTTTGATGCCAAATATCGCATTGAAGGTAAAGAAGGCAATGTAGATGTACCACCTGATGATACCCTTAACCAGATGCACCGCTATCGTGATGCTATTTATTACAAGGAATACGACAAAGCTCCTTTAAAGAAAGAGGTTATTGGTGGGTATATCCTTTTTCCGGGCGATGGCGAACCGCTAGAAGTGCAGAAGTCAAAGTTTTATGAGACAATAAAAGAAGTGAATATCGGTGCGTTTCCATTACGTCCAAAAGATCAAAAGAACAGAAATCTTCTGGAACACTTCATCGGTGAACTTATAAACAAGAAGTCTACTGAAATTATTGACAGAGTGATACCGCAGAAAGGTACGTTCGTAGAAGTGGGTAACCGTATCTTGATTGGCTTGGTTACGAACAGTAGTCGTAAAGGATATTTTCAAAATTTCCTTGACGGAACTGCTACGCTATATTACACCGGCAGTCATTTCCCGACTACAATAGCCTTGCAAGACTTACACTATTTTATGCCATACATAAAAGGGCAGGGCATTCGTGATGTATATGAAATTGTACGGGTGAGAACTATCACAGCTAAAGAGGCAAAACAAGTAGAAAGCGAAGGAACAGCAGATGATTTGCGTTTGGCATTTGAATTGCGGTTCAGCCGTAAACTCTTTGAGGGTTATCGTCAGATAGACACTCATAAAATGGTTAATCATACTTTTGTAGACACCACGTTTGATAAAATTGAGGAATGTGTAATAATTGATGAAATATAA
- a CDS encoding McrB family protein: MAYIDKKSLLTAYKVLSHNTSSPFSQGATQFISAIRYLFALDRFVLKNNKNCDTKEKEDRELFIKYVGDIVSIDGSCYTSNFFTDIKDEKDYKVGSNFFSVNVVKESIANPVVIHDFPRRTKDAALFNVQNGVLSINRILYKNIKKYLKDKDCRIALAIWLCRKYNFSVSEIGLPEIKRYLAKYYSTELLNELFSTDSDFTEYIITYGNLKMSREEAMISPKEIYKMFDKEDNNGTNSQYYKYIDIITAIKTKPFLLLAGISGTGKSRIVRELARACWDEDSIEYKAQKPKNFEIIQVKPNWHDSTELIGYVSRVSGTPVYVIGDFLRFITQAWENLDIPYFLCLDEMNLAPVEQYFAEFLSVIESRKSNEDGTITTDPILKKSTEDWYRVLTAELTGGNETLRNRFLEEGITIPQNLIVMGTVNMDETTFSFSRKVLDRAMTIEMNEVDLYAGLDSKYEHIGKLNSDMLIGTAVEGVDVYADNEEVCNKVLSYLQAVNDVLNGTPFKIAYRTRNEFLLYVVNNLPYNLDEKGNEFSEDEVIAIALDEITSMKILSRIEGDDTKIKHSLLESLIATIEAQLLILTGEEKKIESISVAKLKEMKERLTLSGYTSFWS, translated from the coding sequence ATGGCTTACATTGATAAAAAATCCCTATTGACTGCATATAAAGTGTTGTCCCACAATACAAGTAGTCCTTTTAGTCAAGGTGCTACTCAATTTATAAGTGCTATCAGGTACTTATTCGCATTAGATCGTTTTGTTTTGAAAAACAACAAAAATTGCGATACAAAAGAAAAAGAGGATAGAGAGTTATTTATAAAATATGTAGGAGACATTGTAAGTATAGATGGTTCTTGTTATACATCGAATTTTTTTACAGATATAAAAGACGAAAAAGATTATAAAGTTGGAAGCAATTTTTTCTCTGTAAATGTTGTAAAGGAGTCTATCGCAAATCCGGTAGTTATACATGATTTTCCTCGTAGGACAAAAGATGCTGCATTATTTAATGTTCAAAATGGAGTTTTGTCTATAAACAGAATCTTGTATAAAAACATTAAGAAATATCTAAAAGACAAAGATTGTAGAATAGCTCTTGCCATATGGCTATGTAGGAAATACAATTTTAGTGTTTCGGAAATTGGACTTCCTGAAATCAAGAGATATTTGGCAAAATACTATTCTACTGAATTATTGAACGAACTATTCTCAACAGATTCCGACTTTACTGAATATATAATAACGTATGGAAATTTAAAGATGTCACGAGAAGAAGCAATGATTTCTCCAAAAGAAATTTACAAAATGTTTGATAAAGAGGATAATAATGGTACGAATTCTCAATATTACAAGTATATAGACATCATTACCGCAATTAAGACCAAGCCCTTTCTTTTGCTTGCCGGTATATCCGGTACAGGAAAGAGCCGCATCGTACGTGAACTTGCCCGTGCATGTTGGGACGAAGATTCCATCGAATACAAAGCCCAAAAACCTAAGAATTTTGAGATAATTCAAGTTAAACCTAATTGGCACGATTCTACCGAACTAATTGGATATGTAAGCCGTGTTAGTGGAACTCCTGTATATGTGATTGGCGATTTCTTAAGATTCATTACGCAGGCATGGGAAAATTTGGATATACCTTATTTCCTTTGTCTGGATGAAATGAATCTTGCTCCAGTAGAACAATATTTTGCGGAATTTCTTAGCGTAATAGAATCTCGCAAAAGTAATGAAGACGGAACGATTACAACTGATCCTATCCTAAAGAAAAGTACGGAAGATTGGTATCGGGTGTTGACTGCCGAACTAACAGGAGGCAATGAAACGTTAAGAAACCGATTTTTGGAAGAAGGCATAACTATTCCACAAAATCTAATTGTAATGGGTACGGTAAACATGGATGAAACCACCTTCTCTTTCTCCAGAAAGGTTCTTGACCGTGCCATGACTATAGAAATGAATGAAGTGGATTTGTATGCTGGACTGGACAGCAAATATGAGCATATTGGCAAATTAAATAGTGACATGCTTATTGGTACAGCTGTAGAAGGTGTGGATGTATATGCAGATAATGAGGAAGTTTGCAATAAGGTATTAAGCTATTTGCAGGCTGTAAATGATGTACTTAATGGCACACCATTCAAGATAGCCTATCGTACACGAAACGAGTTCTTGCTTTATGTGGTAAACAATTTACCCTACAACTTGGATGAAAAAGGAAATGAGTTTAGCGAGGATGAGGTCATAGCAATAGCATTGGATGAAATAACAAGCATGAAAATTTTGTCTCGTATTGAAGGTGATGATACAAAAATCAAACATTCACTTCTTGAGAGCTTGATTGCTACTATCGAAGCGCAATTATTGATATTGACCGGAGAAGAAAAGAAAATAGAATCTATTTCTGTAGCCAAACTGAAAGAAATGAAAGAACGATTAACATTATCTGGTTATACAAGTTTCTGGAGCTAA
- a CDS encoding DNA cytosine methyltransferase produces the protein MVNKKHLIEQIQMPKIIASLFSGCGGLDLGFTGGFTFRGQFYDRLNTEILFANDFDQDAQSCYNANPLLTNNGANCLLADIRDIDANEIPDFDILLAGFPCQPFSNAGKRQGVDDENGRGTLFEECHRIIAAKIEAGHRPQAFLFENVRGILSSHVANGNSVPEEIVRIMGDLGYDVSYKLVCASDYGVPQKRYRVLMVGIDRELNLGHFDFNLLETIVRENNIPSEHYGNIEELVLGRILQGVENLPDNEVWEFSPGTQQTVDLIGSCAHGIEGFQYFYDGYSHANLPAICMEGKSWKDIPYEMLTPRFRNIYDNPKRYHAPKFFRRFAFGEICGTITASAQPDKCGITHPIENRRYSVRECARIQSFPDNYLFSTIPLPARYKVIGNAVPPILGWVMATALLRFLPINE, from the coding sequence GTGGTCAATAAAAAACATTTAATTGAACAGATACAAATGCCTAAAATAATAGCATCTCTATTTTCTGGATGTGGTGGTCTTGATTTAGGATTTACAGGAGGATTTACATTCAGAGGACAATTTTACGACAGATTAAATACCGAGATTTTGTTTGCAAATGATTTTGATCAAGACGCACAATCTTGTTATAATGCCAATCCATTATTAACAAATAATGGAGCTAATTGTCTTTTAGCTGACATTAGAGATATTGATGCCAATGAAATACCAGATTTTGATATTCTCTTAGCAGGTTTTCCATGTCAACCATTTTCTAATGCAGGCAAAAGGCAAGGAGTAGATGATGAAAACGGAAGAGGTACTTTATTTGAAGAATGTCATAGAATAATCGCTGCTAAGATTGAAGCAGGACATCGTCCTCAAGCTTTTTTATTTGAAAATGTCAGAGGAATTCTTTCATCTCATGTTGCGAATGGTAATAGTGTTCCTGAAGAAATCGTTAGAATTATGGGCGATTTAGGTTATGACGTATCATACAAATTAGTTTGTGCTTCTGACTACGGAGTCCCACAAAAACGCTATCGTGTTCTAATGGTAGGAATAGATAGAGAATTAAATCTTGGACATTTCGATTTTAATTTATTGGAAACAATTGTTCGTGAAAACAATATACCATCTGAGCATTATGGGAACATTGAAGAATTAGTACTGGGACGGATATTGCAAGGTGTGGAAAATTTGCCTGATAATGAAGTATGGGAGTTTAGTCCAGGAACACAACAAACCGTAGATTTAATCGGAAGCTGTGCTCATGGCATTGAAGGATTCCAATATTTTTATGATGGATATTCCCACGCAAATTTGCCGGCAATTTGTATGGAAGGAAAATCATGGAAAGACATACCATATGAAATGCTGACTCCACGATTTAGGAATATCTATGATAACCCAAAGCGTTATCATGCTCCAAAATTTTTCAGGCGATTTGCTTTTGGAGAAATTTGTGGTACAATTACAGCTTCTGCGCAGCCTGACAAATGTGGAATTACCCATCCCATTGAAAACAGGAGGTATTCTGTTAGGGAGTGTGCAAGAATTCAGTCCTTCCCAGATAACTATCTGTTCAGCACAATACCTTTGCCTGCTAGGTATAAAGTTATTGGCAATGCTGTTCCTCCAATACTTGGATGGGTTATGGCAACAGCTTTGTTAAGATTCCTCCCAATTAATGAATAA
- a CDS encoding helix-turn-helix transcriptional regulator, translating into MNKDINRLKVVLAEKKRTNKWLAEQLGKDPGTVSKWCTNTMQPNLETLVEIAKILEVDIKDLLWSIKNI; encoded by the coding sequence ATGAATAAAGACATAAATCGTTTGAAGGTGGTTTTAGCTGAAAAGAAACGCACCAATAAATGGTTAGCAGAGCAGCTTGGAAAAGATCCAGGAACTGTATCTAAATGGTGTACCAACACTATGCAACCGAATTTAGAGACATTGGTTGAAATCGCAAAAATCCTTGAAGTAGATATTAAGGATTTATTGTGGTCAATAAAAAACATTTAA
- a CDS encoding metallophosphoesterase — translation MKTGLYKMYLLVFCLLHFGLIAGVQAEDKKPDVPVEWTADGPYLLHQADGTVRMIVVKPNGELLDTLYSSLPDNYTFPVVSSDQQHRFDVTLHPEERPEWKTEQPDKIFVTSDPHGNLDCFISLLQGNRVIDENYHWNFGSNQLVIIGDVFDRGNDAIQIFWLIYQLEWEARQAGGRVDFLLGNHEPMVLMNDLRYTKPKYKQLAEKVGMKYADLLASSTELGKWLITRNTIQVSGGNLFVHAGLSRDFLEQNLEIPFVNKQMSSGLYKNKAQRKEASPMVYFLFGSYGPIWYRGMVKQAEKYHPLASDTLNLILDRYQAERIIVGHTIFEDISTFYGQRVIAVNVDNAENREKGKGRGILIEKDCIYVVGDQGILRKLD, via the coding sequence ATGAAAACAGGTTTGTATAAAATGTATTTGCTGGTCTTTTGCTTGTTACACTTCGGCTTGATAGCCGGAGTGCAGGCAGAAGACAAGAAACCGGATGTGCCGGTCGAATGGACGGCTGACGGTCCTTATCTGCTTCATCAGGCAGACGGAACGGTACGTATGATTGTGGTAAAGCCGAATGGAGAGTTGTTGGATACGCTTTATTCATCGCTTCCTGATAATTATACGTTTCCGGTTGTGTCAAGTGACCAACAACATCGTTTCGACGTGACATTGCATCCAGAAGAGCGTCCTGAATGGAAGACGGAACAGCCGGATAAGATATTTGTCACCTCCGATCCTCACGGTAATTTGGATTGCTTTATCAGCTTGTTGCAAGGGAATCGGGTGATTGATGAGAACTATCATTGGAATTTCGGATCCAACCAGCTGGTCATTATCGGGGATGTGTTTGACCGGGGCAATGATGCAATTCAGATATTTTGGTTGATTTACCAATTAGAGTGGGAAGCGCGTCAGGCAGGAGGGCGTGTCGATTTTCTATTGGGCAATCATGAACCGATGGTGCTGATGAATGATTTGCGCTATACGAAGCCTAAGTATAAACAGTTGGCTGAGAAGGTGGGAATGAAGTATGCTGATTTGTTGGCATCTTCTACCGAATTGGGCAAATGGTTGATAACCCGCAATACCATACAGGTGTCGGGCGGGAATCTTTTTGTTCATGCAGGGCTTAGCCGTGATTTCTTGGAACAGAACCTCGAAATTCCTTTTGTCAATAAACAGATGAGCAGCGGGCTTTATAAGAATAAGGCGCAACGGAAAGAAGCTTCTCCGATGGTTTATTTTCTTTTCGGAAGCTATGGTCCTATCTGGTACCGGGGCATGGTAAAGCAGGCAGAAAAATATCATCCGTTAGCTTCGGATACATTAAACCTTATTTTGGACCGCTATCAGGCAGAGCGCATCATTGTTGGGCATACGATTTTTGAAGATATATCTACGTTCTATGGCCAACGGGTGATTGCAGTGAATGTAGATAATGCGGAGAATCGGGAGAAAGGCAAGGGAAGAGGAATCTTGATTGAAAAAGATTGCATTTATGTGGTTGGAGATCAAGGAATCCTACGTAAGCTGGATTGA
- the tnpB gene encoding IS66 family insertion sequence element accessory protein TnpB (TnpB, as the term is used for proteins encoded by IS66 family insertion elements, is considered an accessory protein, since TnpC, encoded by a neighboring gene, is a DDE family transposase.) → MNENNRFVMSYNPIDLRKGVDSLCGAVRSCQLDPLNGDVYVFSNRSRTVLKLLHWERGGYTLYYKRLSKGRFHPKIFLRQGIGFRSIRWDELVLLMEGISPHAARRKRFQTASSSFSNDNAKLSSHSENTCMKSWLSR, encoded by the coding sequence TTGAATGAAAACAACCGCTTTGTAATGAGCTACAATCCCATAGACTTGCGCAAAGGTGTTGATAGCCTTTGTGGTGCAGTACGTTCCTGCCAGCTGGATCCGCTGAATGGTGATGTTTATGTATTCTCTAACCGTAGCCGTACCGTTCTTAAACTTCTTCATTGGGAGCGGGGTGGATATACCTTATATTATAAGCGTCTGTCCAAGGGGCGTTTCCATCCCAAAATATTCCTCCGTCAAGGAATCGGCTTCCGTTCCATACGCTGGGACGAACTTGTCCTTCTTATGGAAGGCATCTCTCCTCATGCCGCTCGACGCAAAAGATTTCAAACAGCTTCTTCTTCCTTTTCAAACGATAATGCAAAACTGTCTTCTCATTCTGAAAATACCTGCATGAAAAGTTGGTTATCCCGTTGA
- the tnpC gene encoding IS66 family transposase yields MKGQPTYEELQVKVQRLTERVAYLERLLWGGKRDKKAVQGPTLFDGLFNEAAASKASAIAETVEEIRKEAEKRRTAGKKKPGRPERYLYMGVPEEWHTEYPSNVNLDEYDIIGKDVERILHRTPARVWVECIERPILRRKGQKDLPSPVILQAPAPVAVLGGGHVAADFLAGLLVDKFVYHIPEYRQVKMYADSGVKLSTSTLNDWVHKTADKLYPLYETHVDDILQSDYLQADEVPWRIADRPGQSCRHGYAWQFRDARAQSHGTYFYYHKGSRAGEIPRAQLRHFRGAVQTDGYKVYDYFESVTGIVLLTCMAHIRRKFIEAQKSHPVQAANALEYIATLYMLEENLRSRGASEEEIRVQRIEKALPVIDAMEAWMESVQYQCTPDDALGKALEYAYKLWPRVRRYADDGRYLIDNNTVERGQRPTVMGRKNFLFSQTDQGAEDNAVIYSLLGSSEIVGVNPLKWLEYVLANMKPNDTEEELVKLLPYNFK; encoded by the coding sequence ATGAAAGGACAGCCAACATATGAAGAATTACAGGTCAAAGTCCAGCGTTTGACTGAACGTGTCGCTTACCTTGAACGTCTGCTTTGGGGAGGCAAGCGTGACAAGAAAGCCGTGCAGGGGCCGACCCTGTTTGACGGGCTCTTCAATGAGGCTGCCGCTTCCAAAGCAAGCGCCATTGCCGAAACCGTAGAGGAAATCAGGAAAGAGGCTGAAAAACGCCGTACTGCCGGGAAAAAGAAACCAGGGCGGCCTGAGCGCTATCTGTATATGGGTGTACCTGAAGAATGGCATACGGAATACCCCAGTAACGTGAATCTTGATGAATATGACATTATAGGAAAGGACGTGGAGCGTATTCTTCACCGTACTCCCGCCCGTGTGTGGGTGGAGTGTATTGAACGACCGATACTTAGAAGGAAAGGGCAGAAGGATCTTCCTTCGCCTGTCATACTGCAGGCTCCGGCTCCGGTTGCTGTACTTGGTGGAGGTCATGTAGCGGCAGATTTCCTTGCAGGGTTGCTCGTTGACAAGTTCGTTTATCATATTCCTGAATATCGTCAGGTGAAGATGTATGCTGATTCAGGAGTGAAACTCTCCACCTCCACGCTCAATGACTGGGTACACAAAACGGCAGACAAGCTTTACCCTCTTTATGAGACTCATGTTGATGATATTCTTCAAAGTGATTATCTTCAGGCGGATGAAGTGCCCTGGCGCATAGCCGACCGTCCGGGACAGAGTTGCCGTCACGGCTACGCATGGCAGTTCAGGGATGCACGTGCGCAAAGTCACGGAACCTACTTTTACTACCATAAAGGAAGTCGTGCGGGCGAAATCCCCAGAGCGCAGCTGAGGCACTTCAGGGGAGCCGTTCAGACAGACGGATATAAGGTGTATGACTATTTTGAATCGGTGACCGGGATAGTACTTCTGACCTGCATGGCACACATCAGAAGAAAGTTCATCGAAGCACAGAAAAGCCACCCCGTGCAAGCAGCCAATGCACTTGAATACATCGCCACACTTTATATGCTGGAAGAGAACCTCAGAAGCAGAGGAGCTTCTGAGGAGGAAATCCGTGTCCAAAGAATTGAAAAGGCACTTCCGGTCATTGATGCCATGGAGGCATGGATGGAAAGCGTCCAGTACCAGTGTACACCGGATGACGCACTTGGTAAAGCACTGGAATATGCCTACAAGCTATGGCCAAGAGTCAGAAGATATGCGGATGATGGAAGATATCTTATTGACAACAATACGGTCGAACGCGGGCAAAGGCCAACTGTCATGGGAAGGAAAAATTTTCTGTTCAGCCAGACTGACCAGGGGGCTGAAGACAATGCAGTCATTTATTCGCTGTTGGGAAGTTCCGAAATAGTTGGAGTGAATCCACTTAAGTGGCTGGAATATGTACTTGCTAATATGAAGCCTAACGATACAGAAGAGGAACTTGTAAAGTTACTGCCTTATAATTTTAAATGA